Part of the Candidatus Paceibacterota bacterium genome is shown below.
GCCAGTGAACTCGGAGAGAGATATGCTAGCGCGTATTTCGATACTATTTTTTGCTCTGATTTGGAAAGGTCATATAAAACCGCGGAAATCGCTTTTCGAGGGAGGAATTTTCCAATTATAAAAGATCCTCGTTTAAGAGAGTGTGATTATGGAGATATGGAAGGAGTTTCGAGAGAAATTATCAAACAAGAAAGGGTAAGGCGAATTAAAACAGCGTTTCCGAATGGGGAGAGCTATGAAGACACCTCCCACAGGATGAAAGAATTTTTGCGCGATTTATCTAAAAATTATGAGGGCAAGAAGGTTATGATAATTGGACATCGAGCTACGCAATACGGCCTGGAACACTGGATAAATAGAATTCCTCTTGAAGAAGTTGTCACAG
Proteins encoded:
- a CDS encoding histidine phosphatase family protein, with the translated sequence ASELGERYASAYFDTIFCSDLERSYKTAEIAFRGRNFPIIKDPRLRECDYGDMEGVSREIIKQERVRRIKTAFPNGESYEDTSHRMKEFLRDLSKNYEGKKVMIIGHRATQYGLEHWINRIPLEEVVTAPWKWQPGWTYVMKDLN